One stretch of Planococcus sp. PAMC 21323 DNA includes these proteins:
- a CDS encoding YybH family protein, with amino-acid sequence MFRSAQDVLTNYQKAVYEKDVDKFLLSYAEEIHIFDCWGKWEYNGIAAWKKVVVEWFSGLEEEMLLKVEFYDDFVEESGDLAFAHSAVSYTAVDMTGKEVRSMKNRFTFVMKKKQDSWKIIHEHSSLPINPENEQAIFG; translated from the coding sequence ATGTTCAGGTCTGCTCAAGATGTGCTTACAAATTACCAGAAAGCTGTTTATGAAAAAGATGTAGATAAATTTCTTTTGAGCTATGCAGAAGAGATTCATATCTTTGATTGCTGGGGAAAATGGGAATATAACGGAATAGCTGCATGGAAAAAAGTCGTAGTTGAATGGTTTAGTGGATTAGAAGAAGAAATGCTGCTGAAAGTCGAATTTTATGATGATTTTGTAGAAGAAAGCGGAGATCTAGCGTTTGCGCACAGTGCGGTTAGCTACACTGCCGTAGATATGACGGGGAAAGAGGTAAGAAGTATGAAAAATCGTTTCACGTTTGTTATGAAAAAAAAACAAGACTCATGGAAAATTATTCATGAACATTCATCACTACCTATAAATCCGGAAAATGAACAAGCGATTTTCGGTTGA
- a CDS encoding GntR family transcriptional regulator yields the protein MSNAFDSSKPIFLQVRELIEDQIVNDQLKEGDQAPSTNQLVSFYKINHATVSKGINQLVDEGILFKKRGIGMFVAQGAKQTLMVLRKEAFVDNYVKALVQEAIKLGITQTEIIRLIKNTKGREV from the coding sequence GTGAGTAATGCATTTGACTCAAGTAAGCCGATTTTTTTACAAGTTCGCGAATTAATTGAAGATCAAATTGTCAATGATCAATTAAAAGAAGGCGATCAAGCCCCCTCCACCAATCAACTTGTCAGCTTTTATAAAATCAATCATGCTACCGTTTCCAAAGGGATTAACCAGTTGGTAGATGAAGGTATTTTGTTTAAGAAAAGAGGCATTGGCATGTTTGTCGCACAAGGTGCTAAACAAACTTTAATGGTCCTACGGAAAGAGGCATTTGTTGATAATTACGTTAAAGCTCTTGTTCAAGAAGCAATTAAGCTTGGTATTACACAAACTGAAATCATTAGACTGATAAAAAACACGAAAGGACGTGAAGTTTGA
- a CDS encoding Zn-ribbon domain-containing OB-fold protein, which translates to MKIYSCCDKESITKKYFCSECGKNEFEEREVSDSGTVYSFTKIHIAPAEFADIAPYNVVLVDLDEADAKVTTRIEEDVKIGDKVSLDRIEKDAYIYKRVS; encoded by the coding sequence ATGAAAATTTACTCTTGCTGTGACAAAGAATCTATTACGAAAAAGTATTTTTGTTCAGAATGTGGGAAAAACGAATTTGAAGAAAGAGAAGTGTCTGATTCAGGTACTGTCTACAGCTTTACGAAAATTCATATAGCTCCAGCGGAATTTGCGGACATCGCACCCTATAATGTGGTGCTAGTCGATTTAGATGAAGCTGATGCCAAAGTTACTACGCGGATTGAAGAAGATGTGAAAATTGGTGACAAAGTAAGCTTAGACCGAATAGAAAAGGATGCTTATATTTACAAGCGGGTTTCTTAA
- the efeB gene encoding iron uptake transporter deferrochelatase/peroxidase subunit, with protein MTSTDEKWLEKKISRRSMLKITGAGAAGVAVLASGMGGVAKAFGFDILDDDHKAENKVMFYGKHQPGITTATTSHVYFASLNVLVESQSELQDLFKTWTPLTVRLMNGEQLEEVSQGVFMPPKDTGESSGLDASNLTVTFGVGPSLFSNKKLGLSGKKPSELNELPHFPQDQIDEKYSGGDICIQACADDPQVAFHAVRNLVRAASGKVSLKWTQTGFTSTPKVKDKKETPRNLFAFKDGTVNPDTKSASDMKEVVWVQPDESKSWMTNGTYLVVRKIQMHLETWDRTSLQGQEATFGRHRDSGAPIGKKNEFDEVDLESRDATGNPHIPVDSHIALARKVKDQIMRRGFSYSSGLVDETGSYDAGLLFISFQKDPQQFINIQNAMGRVDKLNEYITHRGSGVFACFPGVQKGSYIGEKLFNTY; from the coding sequence ATGACCTCAACAGATGAGAAATGGCTAGAAAAGAAAATATCTAGACGGTCCATGCTAAAAATTACGGGCGCTGGAGCAGCTGGAGTTGCTGTTCTTGCTTCGGGTATGGGCGGAGTCGCAAAAGCATTTGGATTTGATATTCTTGACGACGATCATAAAGCCGAAAACAAAGTGATGTTTTACGGAAAGCATCAACCAGGTATCACGACAGCGACAACTTCTCACGTTTACTTTGCTTCTTTAAATGTGCTCGTTGAATCACAAAGTGAGCTGCAAGACTTGTTTAAAACGTGGACGCCTTTAACTGTACGTTTGATGAACGGTGAGCAACTTGAAGAAGTTTCTCAAGGAGTATTTATGCCACCGAAAGATACTGGTGAATCATCAGGATTAGATGCTTCAAACTTAACGGTGACATTTGGAGTCGGACCTTCACTGTTTAGCAATAAAAAACTTGGATTAAGCGGTAAAAAGCCTTCAGAACTAAACGAGTTACCGCATTTTCCACAAGATCAGATCGATGAGAAATATTCTGGTGGAGATATATGCATACAAGCTTGTGCAGATGATCCACAAGTTGCTTTTCATGCGGTGCGCAATTTAGTACGTGCAGCATCAGGGAAAGTGTCATTAAAGTGGACACAAACAGGATTTACATCGACGCCTAAAGTAAAAGATAAAAAAGAAACACCTCGAAATTTATTTGCTTTTAAAGACGGAACAGTTAATCCAGACACAAAAAGTGCTTCAGACATGAAAGAAGTTGTTTGGGTGCAACCAGATGAGTCGAAAAGCTGGATGACCAATGGAACGTATTTAGTTGTCCGTAAAATTCAAATGCACTTAGAAACATGGGATCGCACTTCACTACAAGGACAAGAAGCAACTTTTGGTAGACATCGTGACAGCGGCGCACCAATCGGCAAGAAAAATGAATTTGATGAGGTAGATTTGGAGTCGAGAGATGCGACGGGTAATCCTCACATTCCAGTTGATTCACATATTGCCTTAGCACGAAAAGTAAAAGATCAGATTATGAGAAGAGGATTTTCTTATTCAAGCGGCTTGGTCGATGAAACAGGTTCATATGATGCCGGTTTATTATTTATTTCGTTCCAAAAAGATCCACAGCAATTTATCAATATCCAAAATGCAATGGGCCGTGTTGATAAGCTAAACGAATACATTACCCACCGAGGTAGCGGCGTTTTTGCTTGCTTCCCAGGGGTTCAAAAAGGGAGCTATATAGGTGAGAAACTTTTTAACACATATTAA
- the efeO gene encoding iron uptake system protein EfeO: MKKAPFLLSSILLSAALAGCAEKEASTQPEEAAETIDLQTEVDAYKEFAIEQMNEFVLETEKFTEAVKSGDVEEAKAIYPLARMYFERSEPIAESFGDLDPRIDARLADVKEAGQGEEEWSGYHKIEYGLWVENTTQGYEEIADQLLIDTKELRARVETVDVTPDLMMTGAVDLLNEVSTSKITGEEEIFSHTDLYDFQANVEGAEKIFRILEPEITAKDETLTEILETKFDALYTLLDNYRVGENGFVSYEELTAEDTKKLATAVNQLGEPLSQMGIIME; encoded by the coding sequence ATGAAAAAAGCTCCATTTTTACTATCTTCCATATTACTAAGCGCCGCATTAGCGGGTTGTGCAGAAAAAGAAGCAAGTACACAACCTGAAGAAGCTGCTGAAACGATAGATTTGCAAACTGAAGTAGATGCCTATAAAGAATTTGCAATCGAGCAAATGAATGAATTTGTATTAGAAACTGAGAAGTTCACAGAAGCTGTAAAGAGTGGCGATGTTGAAGAAGCGAAAGCTATTTACCCTCTTGCACGTATGTATTTCGAACGTTCAGAACCAATTGCGGAAAGCTTTGGTGACTTAGACCCGCGTATCGATGCACGTCTAGCAGACGTAAAAGAAGCAGGGCAAGGAGAAGAAGAGTGGTCGGGTTATCATAAAATTGAGTACGGTCTTTGGGTTGAAAATACAACACAAGGTTATGAAGAAATAGCGGACCAATTATTGATAGATACAAAAGAATTAAGAGCGCGTGTTGAAACGGTAGACGTTACACCCGACTTGATGATGACAGGTGCAGTTGACTTGTTAAATGAAGTTTCTACTTCAAAAATCACCGGTGAAGAGGAAATTTTTTCTCATACTGATTTATACGACTTCCAAGCAAACGTTGAAGGAGCAGAAAAAATCTTCCGTATTCTAGAACCAGAAATCACAGCTAAAGACGAAACATTAACAGAAATTCTTGAAACTAAATTCGATGCCTTATACACTTTGCTAGATAACTACAGAGTAGGTGAAAATGGCTTTGTATCCTATGAAGAATTAACTGCAGAAGATACGAAAAAATTGGCGACTGCAGTAAATCAGTTAGGCGAACCGCTTAGTCAAATGGGAATCATAATGGAGTGA
- a CDS encoding thiolase C-terminal domain-containing protein — translation MTNVYVHGIGMTKFGTLTSSLKELLLEASAEALIDAGRPKIDAVFVGNFMGGSIANQEILGAIVANELGLGYIPSTKVEGACASGGIAFRQGLLGIMSGEYETVLVAGVEKMKHATTPDVTQAINAAMDTTTNEKHAGLTFPGFFGVLANRYFHETGATKEHLARVALKNRQNAVNNPLAQFAKPTTLEEIMNARMITDPLGLFDCSPMTDGASAIVISRKKSPIYVKASSQVSGPTKMQDASNLLSLPAIGESGRLAYEKAGVGPEDIDVVEIHDCFSMTEIIATEELGFFNPLEGWKAIEEGRTQVTGDKPVNTSGGLLSRGHPIGATGIAQIYQLVRQLRGNAANQLEKTPRLALAQNLGGTGSYSTVHILERV, via the coding sequence ATGACGAATGTTTATGTACATGGTATTGGCATGACGAAGTTTGGTACATTAACGTCTTCATTGAAAGAATTACTATTAGAGGCAAGCGCTGAAGCTTTGATCGATGCTGGCCGTCCAAAAATAGATGCTGTATTTGTTGGTAACTTTATGGGGGGCAGTATTGCCAATCAAGAAATTTTAGGAGCTATTGTTGCAAATGAATTAGGTCTTGGCTATATTCCTTCAACAAAAGTCGAAGGTGCATGCGCTTCAGGAGGAATCGCTTTTCGTCAAGGGTTATTAGGTATCATGAGTGGAGAATACGAAACGGTATTAGTAGCCGGTGTTGAAAAGATGAAGCATGCTACTACGCCAGATGTTACGCAAGCAATCAATGCTGCAATGGATACGACGACCAATGAAAAACATGCAGGACTAACATTCCCAGGTTTCTTCGGCGTTTTAGCAAACCGATATTTCCATGAGACGGGTGCAACCAAAGAGCATTTGGCACGCGTGGCATTAAAAAATCGTCAAAATGCGGTAAATAATCCGCTCGCTCAATTCGCTAAGCCGACAACACTGGAAGAAATAATGAATGCACGTATGATTACAGATCCACTCGGTTTGTTCGATTGTTCACCAATGACCGATGGTGCATCTGCTATTGTCATTTCACGTAAAAAATCTCCGATATATGTGAAAGCATCGTCGCAAGTGTCGGGACCTACTAAAATGCAAGACGCTTCTAACTTATTATCACTACCAGCGATTGGCGAATCAGGGCGTCTTGCTTACGAAAAAGCAGGTGTAGGGCCAGAGGATATTGATGTAGTAGAAATTCATGACTGCTTCTCGATGACTGAAATCATCGCTACAGAAGAACTTGGATTTTTTAATCCATTAGAAGGGTGGAAAGCGATAGAAGAAGGGCGCACACAAGTAACGGGGGATAAGCCTGTAAACACAAGTGGTGGGTTATTATCTCGTGGTCATCCAATTGGCGCAACGGGAATCGCACAAATTTATCAATTGGTCCGTCAATTGCGAGGAAATGCAGCCAATCAACTAGAGAAAACGCCTCGACTCGCTTTGGCACAAAATTTAGGTGGCACAGGTTCGTACTCAACTGTCCACATACTAGAAAGGGTGTAA
- a CDS encoding DUF4878 domain-containing protein, protein MTNKNILAPLLFSAIILAFLSACGAENPSSTVDDFLSAIQNNNFEKAGEFVQGGTDSLSTVQEDISEKEEELAIKMIKSISKKYEFKKPEEVSVDEDKAVVKAEITSLDMGLVMTSTMAEIMPLAFANAFEEETPETEKALEEMAEKIMLKYITAEDADLVTRTVEFNLEKDEDGLFKIVNDENLEEALFANISQLEDLFGEEDTEVTNEETSVEQPEQTFEVVSIIAENKTYDANPINITLEELSFKKAINVSEDQQFDINNMYTDEPIDDEFYYFYIKFTAENTIEQDVAFTGINEVVLFAEGKQEKFDIAYDWKDFIDYDEAQDSDYYGPVSKDGEVGVVIKTDPSKVEKIRVVLSESRDINSYETLSDEQIIEFDVTK, encoded by the coding sequence ATGACTAACAAAAATATATTAGCCCCGTTATTGTTCAGTGCAATAATTTTGGCCTTTTTATCTGCCTGTGGAGCTGAAAATCCAAGCTCGACAGTTGATGATTTTTTATCGGCAATACAAAACAATAACTTCGAAAAAGCAGGAGAGTTTGTTCAAGGTGGAACCGATAGCCTAAGCACCGTTCAAGAAGACATTAGCGAAAAAGAAGAAGAACTTGCAATAAAGATGATTAAAAGCATTTCTAAGAAATATGAATTTAAGAAACCCGAAGAAGTTTCTGTTGATGAAGACAAAGCTGTAGTAAAAGCTGAAATCACGTCACTTGATATGGGGCTTGTAATGACGAGTACTATGGCTGAAATTATGCCACTAGCATTTGCGAATGCATTTGAAGAAGAAACTCCTGAAACTGAGAAAGCACTTGAAGAAATGGCTGAAAAAATTATGCTAAAGTATATTACAGCTGAAGACGCTGACCTTGTCACTAGAACAGTTGAGTTCAACTTAGAAAAAGATGAAGATGGCCTATTTAAAATAGTTAACGACGAAAATTTAGAAGAAGCACTTTTCGCTAACATCTCACAATTAGAAGATTTGTTTGGTGAAGAAGATACCGAGGTTACAAACGAGGAAACGTCAGTAGAACAACCGGAACAAACTTTTGAAGTCGTTTCAATTATCGCCGAGAATAAAACGTATGATGCAAATCCAATAAATATAACATTGGAAGAATTGTCGTTTAAAAAGGCAATAAATGTATCAGAAGATCAACAATTCGATATTAACAATATGTATACAGACGAACCAATAGATGATGAGTTTTATTATTTTTACATTAAGTTTACCGCAGAAAATACGATCGAACAAGATGTTGCTTTTACTGGCATAAATGAAGTTGTTTTATTCGCAGAAGGTAAACAAGAGAAGTTTGACATCGCCTATGATTGGAAAGATTTTATAGATTACGATGAAGCTCAAGATAGTGATTACTATGGTCCTGTTAGCAAAGATGGTGAGGTTGGCGTTGTAATTAAAACCGATCCTTCTAAAGTAGAGAAAATCCGAGTTGTATTAAGTGAGTCTAGAGATATTAATAGTTATGAAACACTCTCAGATGAACAAATTATTGAATTCGATGTTACAAAGTAA
- a CDS encoding FTR1 family iron permease: MRNFLTHIKILLLVLSLLVVPAHTFASTEQSFGSFYVSITDAIMSTQNGNDSNAVDAIEEFQTEWQQLNVTEGTESEAVTEALKNASDAPSSNERLAALTVLSKALTAYEKAENPVDEEAGRKEFLQAMEPFVADLKEAVETGDQQEIQEAYSIFLAGWGKNERVVQAQSIAAYGQIETQMSFMRIALANDDFDVTAFSEQTTAVEQTIQDFGSGNIKEAKTTNDYSLATLVGLLDDSENAIQKEKYTQAGDTLKKFITIWPSVEGDVRTKNASLYSEIEAELPLLVSELTRENVKADAVSEKLESFKQQINFIQQDTEYSFWDSALILLREGLEALLIISALVAFLKKAGQQHMQHYIYGGAAAGIGVSIIAAILMSTWFQSGTIDASREVLEGYVGLLAAAMMLGVGVWLHSKSTVTAWNQYISKQMNQALSNQSVWAMALLSFLTVFREGAETVVFYMGIAPKMSTADFSLGIALALLILVVAAFFFAKVSKKLPMHYFFGVATVFIYLLAFKIIGASIHTLQLTNVLPTHIIADLPVINVIGFYPSVETLSAQFFLLVLIAATIIYKKKQSSTSHVVVEG; the protein is encoded by the coding sequence GTGAGAAACTTTTTAACACATATTAAAATTTTACTTCTTGTGCTCAGCTTATTAGTAGTACCTGCTCATACCTTCGCTTCTACTGAACAATCTTTTGGCTCTTTCTATGTATCAATTACAGATGCTATTATGAGCACACAAAATGGTAATGACTCTAATGCCGTAGATGCGATTGAAGAGTTTCAAACAGAATGGCAACAACTCAATGTTACGGAAGGGACAGAATCAGAAGCAGTTACAGAAGCTCTAAAAAATGCTTCTGACGCACCGTCTAGTAATGAGCGTTTAGCTGCTTTAACCGTATTATCAAAAGCACTGACTGCTTATGAAAAAGCCGAGAACCCTGTGGATGAAGAAGCAGGGCGTAAAGAATTTTTGCAAGCGATGGAACCTTTTGTTGCTGATTTGAAAGAGGCAGTTGAGACTGGCGATCAACAGGAAATTCAAGAAGCCTATTCTATTTTCCTTGCAGGTTGGGGGAAAAACGAGCGCGTTGTCCAAGCACAAAGTATCGCAGCGTATGGTCAAATCGAAACGCAAATGTCGTTTATGCGAATCGCTTTAGCAAATGACGATTTTGACGTTACCGCATTTAGTGAACAAACTACAGCAGTCGAACAAACCATTCAAGACTTTGGTTCAGGAAATATAAAAGAAGCTAAAACAACAAACGACTACTCGCTTGCGACCTTAGTAGGTTTGTTGGATGACAGCGAAAATGCAATTCAAAAAGAAAAATACACACAAGCCGGGGACACGTTGAAAAAGTTCATCACCATTTGGCCATCAGTTGAGGGAGATGTGCGAACAAAAAATGCGAGCTTGTACAGCGAAATTGAAGCAGAGTTACCGCTTCTTGTAAGTGAGTTAACACGTGAAAATGTCAAAGCAGATGCTGTTAGCGAAAAACTAGAATCATTCAAACAACAAATTAATTTTATTCAACAAGATACTGAATATAGCTTTTGGGACTCTGCGTTGATTTTACTGCGTGAAGGATTGGAAGCCTTGCTGATTATTTCAGCATTAGTTGCATTTTTGAAAAAAGCTGGGCAACAACATATGCAGCATTATATTTACGGAGGCGCAGCAGCAGGAATTGGCGTTAGCATCATCGCTGCGATTTTAATGTCGACATGGTTTCAATCGGGAACGATTGATGCGAGTCGTGAAGTGTTGGAAGGTTACGTAGGTCTTCTAGCTGCAGCCATGATGCTTGGAGTCGGTGTATGGCTACATAGTAAATCAACCGTCACCGCATGGAATCAATACATTTCAAAACAAATGAACCAGGCGTTATCCAATCAAAGTGTATGGGCAATGGCGTTACTTAGCTTCTTAACAGTATTTAGAGAAGGCGCAGAAACTGTTGTTTTCTATATGGGAATTGCACCAAAAATGTCGACAGCCGATTTTAGTTTAGGAATCGCTTTAGCTTTACTAATTCTCGTCGTAGCGGCCTTCTTTTTTGCTAAAGTGAGCAAAAAACTGCCTATGCATTACTTCTTTGGTGTCGCAACGGTATTTATCTATTTGCTAGCGTTTAAAATCATCGGGGCAAGTATTCACACTTTGCAATTAACCAATGTGTTGCCAACGCATATTATTGCGGATTTACCGGTCATTAACGTTATTGGGTTTTACCCATCAGTGGAAACTTTAAGTGCGCAATTCTTCTTATTAGTTCTTATAGCGGCCACGATCATTTATAAAAAGAAGCAATCTAGTACTAGTCATGTGGTAGTAGAAGGTTAA
- a CDS encoding ATP-binding cassette domain-containing protein, with product MAAEGKLRNVTVKFRKSEALKDISLTFETGKIYGLIGRNGAGKTVLLSLLAAFREPTHGQVEVDGEAVFENADKMQQVSFIYTKNYEEEYENIPVMLKFSERYRPNFDKDYAYRLLNRFKLPLDKPINKLSKGMQAALNVVIGLASRTPLTIFDEVYLGMDAPTRVIFYEELLADQAVHPRTFILSTHLVSEMDYLFDNVVIIHEGRLLLDNDYESISAQGVSITGAADQVDLFVSGMKLLNEQKLGGTKSVMTYGTLSEEDRLSALAQGLEVGTVSLQDLFIHLTEGAH from the coding sequence ATGGCTGCCGAAGGTAAATTGAGAAATGTCACAGTAAAGTTCCGAAAATCAGAAGCGTTAAAAGATATTTCGCTAACATTTGAAACTGGTAAAATATACGGGCTTATTGGACGCAATGGAGCCGGCAAAACAGTCCTTCTATCCTTACTAGCAGCATTCCGTGAACCGACACATGGACAAGTAGAAGTCGACGGCGAAGCTGTCTTCGAAAACGCAGATAAAATGCAACAAGTTTCTTTTATCTATACGAAAAACTATGAAGAAGAATACGAAAATATCCCAGTGATGTTGAAGTTTTCAGAGCGCTATCGCCCGAATTTTGACAAGGACTATGCCTATCGTTTACTAAACCGCTTTAAGCTACCATTAGATAAGCCAATAAATAAGTTGTCTAAAGGTATGCAAGCCGCATTAAACGTTGTTATTGGACTGGCAAGTCGCACCCCCCTTACCATTTTCGATGAAGTTTACCTTGGCATGGATGCCCCAACACGCGTCATTTTTTACGAAGAACTTTTAGCAGATCAAGCAGTGCACCCTCGTACTTTTATTCTTTCGACTCATCTCGTTTCAGAAATGGATTATCTTTTTGACAATGTCGTCATTATCCATGAAGGTCGTTTGCTATTGGATAATGATTACGAAAGTATTTCTGCTCAAGGTGTTTCAATCACAGGTGCGGCAGACCAAGTCGATCTTTTTGTATCCGGGATGAAACTCTTAAATGAGCAAAAACTTGGTGGTACTAAATCGGTAATGACTTACGGTACTTTAAGTGAAGAAGATCGACTTTCAGCACTAGCACAAGGTTTAGAAGTTGGCACCGTATCGTTGCAAGATCTGTTTATTCACTTAACAGAGGGGGCGCATTAA
- a CDS encoding DUF4256 domain-containing protein, with translation MTKKKALSTEQYGELLTSLKERFEQNMERHDSLEWEPIQQKLEAHPYKLWSLFEMERTGGEPDVVNFDQENDEYIFYDCSAESPSGRRSICYDQKALDARKKNKPDNNAMTMAAEMGIEILTEEQYRALQKLGTFDSKTSSWVLTPAEVRDRGGALFCDFRYGQVFLYHNGADSYYGARGFRGMARI, from the coding sequence ATGACGAAGAAAAAAGCTTTATCTACAGAGCAATATGGAGAATTGTTAACTAGTTTGAAAGAGCGCTTCGAACAAAATATGGAACGCCATGACTCACTTGAGTGGGAACCTATTCAGCAAAAGCTAGAAGCTCATCCGTACAAATTATGGTCACTTTTTGAAATGGAACGGACAGGTGGCGAACCAGACGTCGTGAATTTCGATCAAGAGAACGATGAATATATTTTTTATGATTGTTCAGCAGAAAGCCCAAGTGGTCGGAGAAGCATTTGTTACGACCAGAAAGCACTCGACGCACGAAAGAAAAACAAACCCGATAATAATGCGATGACTATGGCTGCTGAAATGGGGATCGAAATTCTAACAGAAGAGCAGTATCGCGCATTGCAAAAGCTTGGCACTTTCGATTCGAAAACATCGAGTTGGGTGTTAACACCAGCAGAAGTACGAGATCGTGGTGGTGCTTTGTTCTGCGATTTCCGCTATGGTCAAGTTTTCTTATACCATAATGGGGCAGACTCGTATTACGGAGCTAGAGGATTTAGAGGAATGGCGCGAATTTAA